In a genomic window of Lycium ferocissimum isolate CSIRO_LF1 chromosome 9, AGI_CSIRO_Lferr_CH_V1, whole genome shotgun sequence:
- the LOC132069259 gene encoding syntaxin-61-like has product MRKAVVKESNGTSTSNLNELLRLPDSDQNERSDAYSARDNDDFISSESDRQLLLMRQQDDELDELSASVVRIGDIGLTMHDELLAHDKIVNELGIEMDSTSNRLDFVQKKVAMVMKKASVKGQMMIICFRIVLFIVLFVLVFLT; this is encoded by the exons ATGAGGAAAGCAGTAGTAAAGGAGTCAAATGGGACAAGTACATCTAATCTTAATGAACTGTTGAGACTGCCAGATTCTGATCAGAATGAGCGATCTGATGCATACTCTGCCCGAGATAATGATGACTTCATATCATCAGAATCAGATAGACAATTGCTTCTTATGAG GCAACAGGATGATGAGCTAGACGAGCTTAGTGCTAGTGTAGTTAGAATTGGAGATATCGGGCTCACCATGCATGATGAACTTCTTGCACAT GACAAGATCGTAAATGAATTGGGCATAGAGATGGACAGTACATCTAATCGTCTTGATTTTGTTCAG AAAAAGGTCGCCATGGTAATGAAGAAGGCCAGCGTCAAGGGACAGATGATGATTATCTGTTTTCGGATAGTTTTGTTCATTGTCCTTTTCGTTCTAGTTTTCTTGACCTAG
- the LOC132029757 gene encoding aspartyl protease family protein At5g10770-like, whose product MATPSCSSSYFLFFSSSFLLILLSFSLEKSHALEGRKTIESHFHTLELSSLLPSSSCNPARKGKTGGASLEIVNRHGPCSQLNQKGAKKAPTLTEILAHDQARVDSIQARITAQNYDLFRKKDKSSNKKSKRVKDSKANLPAQPGNALGTGNYIVTLGIGTPKKDLSLVFDTGSDLTWTQCQPCVKSCYAQQQPIFNPSLSTTYSNISCSDTACSGLKSATGNNPGCSSSKCIYGLQYGDSSFSIGFFAKDKLTLTPNDVFDGFMFGCGQNNKGLFGKTAGLIGLGRDPLSIVSQTAQKFGKYFSYCLPTRRGSNGHLTFGKNTGVKSTIQFTQFVPSQGASFYFIDVLGITVGGKALSISPMVFKNAGTIIDSGTVITRLPSTAYDNLRSTFRQFMTKYPRAPDLSLLDTCYDLSNNTSISIPKISFNFNGKTNVNLDPNGIFIANGASQVCLAFAGNGDDDSIGIFGNIQQQTLEIVYDVAGEKLGFGYGGCS is encoded by the exons ATGGCCACTCCAAGTTGTTCTTCCTCTTACTTTTtgttcttctcttcttcttttcttctcattttgcTTTCATTCTCTTTGGAGAAAAGCCATgctttggaaggaagaaaaaccATAGAATCCCATTTCCATACTCTCGAGCTCAGCTCTCTGCTTCCTTCCTCTTCTTGCAACCCGGCTAGAAAAG gtaAAACAGGAGGGGCATCATTGGAAATCGTCAACAGGCATGGCCCATGTTCTCAACTAAACCAAAAGGGAGCAAAAAAAGCCCCAACCCTCACAGAAATCTTGGCCCACGATCAAGCCCGAGTAGACTCAATCCAAGCCCGCATCACAGCCCAAAACTACGACCTCTTCAGAAAGAAAGACAAATCTTCCAACAAGAAGTCCAAGAGAGTAAAAGACTCAAAGGCAAATCTCCCGGCCCAGCCCGGTAATGCTCTCGGCACTGGAAATTACATTGTTACCCTCGGAATTGGTACCCCAAAAAAGGACCTTTCCCTCGTTTTCGACACAGGTAGTGACCTAACATGGACACAATGCCAACCATGTGTTAAATCTTGTTACGctcaacaacaaccaattttCAACCCATCATTATCTACGACATATTCCAACATTTCCTGTAGCGACACTGCTTGTTCGGGTCTTAAATCTGCTACTGGAAACAACCCGGGTTGCTCTTCTTCTAAATGCATTTACGGCCTCCAGTACGGTGACTCGTCATTCTCCATTGGATTCTTCGCTAAAGACAAGTTAACTTTAACACCAAATGATGTGTTTGATGGGTTTATGTTCGGTTGTGGACAAAACAACAAAGGGTTATTCGGTAAAACCGCAGGGTTAATCGGGTTAGGCCGCGACCCATTATCCATTGTTTCACAAACAGCTCAGAAATTCGGGAAATACTTCTCTTATTGCCTTCCAACTAGGAGAGGGTCAAATGGTCATTTAACCTTCGGTAAAAACACGGGGGTAAAATCAACCATCCAGTTCACACAATTCGTTCCTTCACAAGGAGCATCATTTTACTTCATTGATGTGTTAGGTATTACCGTTGGTGGGAAAGCGTTATCGATAAGTCCAATGGTATTTAAGAATGCCGGAACAATTATAGATTCTGGTACGGTAATTACCAGATTACCCTCAACAGCGTACGATAATTTGCGGTCAACTTTCCGGCAATTCATGACCAAGTACCCCAGGGCACCGGACCTATCTTTGCTTGAcacatgttatgatttaagcAACAACACTTCCATTAGTATTCCGAAAATCAGTTTCAACTTCAATGGTAAAACTAATGTGAACTTGGACCCAAATGGTATTTTTATAGCAAATGGTGCTTCTCAGGTTTGCTTGGCTTTTGCTGGAAATGGAGATGATGATAGTATTGGAATTTTTGGGAATATACAACAACAGACATTGGAGATTGTGTATGATGTTGCTGGTGAGAAATTAGGATTCGGTTATGGGGGATGTTCTTAA